A window of Epinephelus moara isolate mb chromosome 15, YSFRI_EMoa_1.0, whole genome shotgun sequence genomic DNA:
AAAATACAGAACAAAGTACTTCCCATATTTATACATTAAGGGAGGTTGCATTTCCTTTTTCAATAGGTGACAATTTGGTATTAAAGTTAAACAGTAAGGGTGGCAGTCTATTCCTCTCTGTTGGTAAGCAATTAAAACTGAACTGCTGCTTACAGGAACAATCTTCTTTTGTTCTGGGTGAATGTTTAACACTGACGTTGAAGCCTCAAATTCAGCTTATTGCAACATGTACCAGAGCTCTGCgatgacattttagaaaattgTAATTTAACGTAGCCAGTTTGTCTTTAATGTGACTTTGATGATTTTCCTCCTTACCAGATTAAGGAGCACAAGAAAAGGGACCATCATGGATGATTTGGATGATGTTACTGTATCAATTTTAAATGGTAAGTCATGTTTAGGTGTGGAAAAAGCTACATATTAATTAGGGATGACCTTAATGCTCTGAAGCTTCAGAGCTTCAATCGTTGCCTTGGCAATCCACGGCAAAATCAATATtcaattgtgtgtgtttttttttctcctcagttAAAAATCATGTGCAGTGACTAAGTTAGACCATAAGGTGGCAGTAAGGTATAGTCCAGAGATACAGTCAACAAAACACAAGTTGTAAATTGTAGAAGAATAAAGTTTCTAGCAAACGAGGAGAAATAGACATCATAATGCCATGGGTTTGTTTGATTGTATGTGATACAGAGGTGCATAACCATAAAACAattatacagtatctcacataagtgagtacacccctcccatttttgcaaatatttcattatgtcttttcatgggacaacactatagaaatgacactttgatataacttaaagtagtcagtgtacagcttgtatagtagtatagatttaccttcctctgaaaattactcaaaacacagccatcaacatctaaacagctggcaacataagtgagtacaccccacagtgaacatgtccaaattgtgcctaaagtgtcaatattttgtgtgccaaccattattatctagcactgccttaacccttttgggcatggaattcaccagagctcacaggttgcttcagtaatcctctcccactcctccatgatgacatcatggagcagaaACCAAAAAGCTGCACTAGAGGAGGTATCTTGCTTTTATAGCTTGGGCTTTTACATTTTGCTTattgattatttaaataaaacttttgtAGCGCAGCATAGCCTATaataaacttttaaaacaaaaaaacaacagaaaaacccTCTTATTTCTTATTGCTGTGCTGGTAGGATTGCTACATGTTATTTCCAAGGAAAACCAGCATGTTGACTTTTTCGGGCTTTAGACAACTGCGGTGCGAAGTTAAAACCTGGCCCGCTTGACTGAAGATGCGCTCGGAAGGTGTACTGGTTGCGGGCAAATATTTCCATACCACATTTGCAAGTAAGGGGAACCTGCTTTCATTCACCTGCCACCATGTAAGGGGCCGCTCGTCACCCACAATTACATCTTCTTGCATGTAAATGGCCATTTCAGCATCTGCGCATTGATCTGGCGTTGAGGTGACTGCAGGGCCAACTCTGCTAAGGAGAGAGCCCAGAGTTGGTTTCTTCTTAGCTGGTTGACTGGTTgttcccctctcttcctcctcgtcTTCCACTGTGATAGTGACAGGTGGTTTGGTGACttgagttgtcttcccccagaaattagggttgtgatatgtttcttttatgattccaatccattcctcttttgctgtggctcagcatttaaataaccttcatcagatttgatggtttagtcacagagtttcccaaaaagtgttgtgcttttctttcacaaatgggaatgaaattgcgttaaaatgtacaaaacagtgaaatttattttgcctggccgggcagctctctgggtgctcagcacccctaaagctctgatcctagaatcgcccctgggGTAGGTTACTGTGGCTCCTGTCATCTGCGTACACTGTCTTTATGGCAGATAACTGTTCGAGGATTCTCTCTGTCATTGCAAACTTGGACCCCCAGCGCATTGCGCCGTCCTGTTAAAAGGAAAATGTGAGGGAAAAAATGAGTCGGCtgtttagtagagtgtccaccaCATaaccataaaaaataaatagccTACAGAAATTAACgacagctttatttattttgttttttacatactGTTATCAGACGGTGATCTGGCAGACCCAGTTCCTCTTGTGCTTTACGTCTCTGCCAGGAGTGTGAGAAGGCTGCGTTGATTGAGCGGCACACACCGAAAGCCCGATCggttcttcttttttctttgctcaGTGAATTGTTGTCGGCCACGTTTAAATTGTGCCCAAAGCAGCTGAGCCATGGCCACTGTAGCTCTCTCACAGCCGCAACGATATTTGCACCGTTGTCTGTTGTGATGCAGGctatctttttctcttttattcccCACGCCCGCATTCCTTCGTTTAGGCATTGCGGTGCCATTTCTCTGAAAGCCTTGCTGTCCACTGTATTAAAGCCAGCGTTTTCCTTTGCAATATATTTTGCCACAGCCATTGTGCATTGTGTCCATTGACTGCTGTCCACTTTGTATGTTGAGCCTTTGGTAAAAGCAGTGATGGAGGACTGGCGAGGTGTGTTGTGAGCAACGGCACCTGCAGTGCTCGAAGTGCTagcctgggggggggggggggggggggggtttgaaCGAAGGTGCGCAAATAAATTTGTTGTCTGAACATTTTTCACGAGCACACATTTGTTGCATATTTTGCAGATAGGCTTTGTTGTGTCCTTCAGCTCACCTCTGGCATCTGGGATAAACCCAAAAAACTCCCAAATCGGAGATGTGGCGTTTTTCTTTGCCACTAAAGCCACAGCGGTGTTGACACCAATGATGGTGTCAGTGTTGGCTGCCATGCTGACTGGTAGTGATCGACGTAAGACACGTGCCAAGGACGTAACCCCCCACGTGCCAAGGACGTAACCCCCCACGTGCCAAGGACATAACTGTGGAACTGAACTCCCTGAGTGCAGAGTGCACTACGGGCACTCTGTGGAGACCGAGCAGCAGAGCGGAGTGAATATGTGATTAACTTACCATtcgttcattcatgtagaaatataacactcCATTTATTCGATGAACAGGGCTGTCATTTTAAtgtagagtgtcagactgaatttacgatCGCACCATGTCAGCTCACTCACTCTCCAAGACtgtgagtgttacttgaataagtaaacactgaccaacagaaCCAGATTTGCCAACACATGCTCTcgctcagtggatggatgatttgacaggattgtCGCAGTGGGATGgccggctttgtggttgattacagTGTCAGTCTTACAAAAGAGGATGACACCTGAACAGTTCCCTtcggtttgttttgctatcgaaactaacgttagctaatgcgcaAAGAAAGCAATCCAATATttctcttaatacctccccaatttctgatgaggtggacgtgataacccttaatacacgtAACATTaatcatccctacaacaggaaatagtTTTTCCCTTACgtgatatgaagtgtgcactgcacatgtgtgcattttttgttgattacctccatccagtcctttcgtcttattgcatttaaccatagttgtctttgtttctgttgacagGTGGCTAGTATGCGATGAAATtaaagttttgagccatgactccttctattctggctcccaataacacaacgaCATTTTAatactcctatgtagcctacagccctgtggtggagaggccTGTTTTGCCTCCATCTAATGAAATGAcgtcactgtgacgtcggccctaaaagggtctattctGTGGAATATTTCAAAGTTTTTGAAANNNNNNNNNNNNNNNNNNNNNNNNNNNNNNNNNNNNNNNNNNNNNNNNNNNNNNNNNNNNNNNNNNNNNNNNNNNNNNNNNNNNNNNNNNNNNNNNNNNNNNNNNNNNNNNNNNNNNNNNNNNNNNNNNNNNNNNNNNNNNNNNNNNNNNNNNNNNNNNNNNNNNNNNNNNNNNNNNNNNNNNNNNNNNNNNNNNNNNNNNNNNNNNNNNNNNNNNNNNNNNNNNNNNNNNNNNNNNNNNNNNNNNNNNNNNNNNNNNNNNNNNNNNNNNNNNNNNNNNNNNNNNNNNNNNNNNNNNNNNNNNNNNNNNNNNNNNNNNNNNNNNNNNNNNNNNNNNNNNNNNNNNNNNNNNNNNNNNNNNNNNNNNNNNNNNNNNNNNNNNNNNNNNNNNNNNNNNNNNNNNNNNNNNNNNNNNNNNNNNNNNNNNNNNNNNNNNNNNNNNNNNNNNNNNNNNNNNNNNNNNNNNNNNNNNNNNNNNNNNNNNNNNNNNNNNNNNNNNNNNNNNNNNNNNNNNNNNNNNNNNNNNNNNNNNNNNNNNNNNNNNNNNNNNNNNNNNNNNNNNNNNNNNNNNNNNNNNNNNNNNNNNNNNNNNNNNNNNNNNNNNNNNtctcagaaaacataccgccccttttacctgattgacaagtggtatgtccagtccactgcaccttcgacaagaagacgagtttcacgtggttcacaatgggtagatgcaagtttttggatgggTGGCTTGAcaatactgtatataaatactggttggccaaggattcccaattcacacacagagctagatgcaagcaCAAATAATGTTAAATATATGTCATATGGTTGATTACAGAAACCAGCTGAACCTGAATTAATGAATACAAAGAGAACCAGAACTTTGTAATCAAACAAGAACAATTGTTGCAGGAACTAtgtacaaaaaatgtcaaatgtagGAACTATGTACAAAAAAATGGTGACTTGACTAGTAGTCATGTTCCTACAGTGCAGGGATGGCAGCACCAGGAGCAGAAACCTCTGCTGCCGCAGGTTTTCTCCTGGCCTTTGGTCCTCCGGCTGGTTTTCCTGGTAATCATCGCCGTGGACGCCCCCCTCCTCCACATCTGGCTTCACCATGTCACCATTGGTGATGCAGAGGTTGTGGAGGAAGGCACAGGTGGACACCACCACTGGCACAAAGGTAGATCTAACCGACAGGACCAAAGAGATGTGTCATgtaactgcaaattattttttaatcctTATTAATTAGAATGCTATATAAATCATTGAATGTATTGTTTTTGATGATCTCAAAATGTTCTTCCTTGTACAGCTTTGCTGCTCAGCAGTCAGTCATTGTGTATGTAGTGACATTTACAGACATCTTatgctctgtttttttaaccTCGAGAGCCTTGAGAAAGATGCTGCGCCACCGGGTCTTCATCATGCCAATTGCCCTCTCCACCACACATCTGGCCTTGGCGCAATGCCGGTTGTACCTGTCCTGCACAGGGTTTTGCACCGGCTCCCTGTATGGTGTCATGAGGCTGATTGGAGCGGTCAGGCAGGGATATCCCCCATCCCCAATTAGGATCCAGCCAGGAGGTGGGTACAGCTGTTGAAAATAAAGGGAGCTCCACCGCAGGCGTCATGGACTGCACCAGGTAGGCCTGTAAATaatcattgttacaaaaaataaaatcactacTTGCAAAAATGGCtctaaaatgtttcattttagtTGGCACATTGAACAATTGATTATGTTAAATGCCTGACACATAAACACTTTTGAGATACATTGCTTGTCATGTTAGAAACTTACTTATGATGATTGAATATCTTTGAAAATAACACCACAGTTAACAANNNNNNNNNNNNNNNNNNNNNNNNNNNNNNNNNNNNNNNNNNNNNNNNNNNNNNNNNNNNNNNNNNNNNNNNNNNNNNNNNNNNNNNNNNNNNNNNNNNNNNNNNNNNNNNNNNNNNNNNNNNNNNNNNNNNNNNNNNNNNNNNNNNNNNNNNNNNNNNNNNNNNNNNNNNNNNNNNNNNNNNNNNNNNNNNNNNNNNNNNNNNNNNNNNNNNNNNNNNNNNNNNNNNNNNNNNNNNNNNNNNNNNNNNNNNNNNNNNNNNNNNNNNNNNNNNNNNNNNNNNNNNNNNNNNNNNNNNNNNNNNNNNNNNNNNNNNNNNNNNNNNNNNNNNNNNNNNNNNNNNNNNNNNNNNNNNNNNNNNNNNNNNNNNNNNNNNNNNNNNNNNNNNNNNNNNNNNNNNNNNNNNNNNNNNNNNNNNNNNNNNNNNNNNNNNNNNNNNNNNNNNNNNNNNNNNNNNNNNNNNNNNNNNNNNNNNNNNNNNNNNNNNNNNNNNNNNNNNNNNNNNNNNNNNNNNNNNNNNNNNNNNNNNNNNNNNNNNNNNNNNNNNNNNNNNNNNNNNNNNNNNNNNNNNNNNNNNNNNNNNNNNNNNNNNNNNNNNNNNNNNNNNNNNNNNNNNNNNNNNNNNNNNNNNNNNNNNNNNNNNNNNNNNNNNNNNNNNNNNNNNNNNNNNNNNNNNNNNNNNNNNNNNNNNNNNNNNNNNNNNNNNNNNNNNNNNNNNNNNNNNNNNNNNNNNNNNNNNNNNNNNNNNNNNNNNNNNNNNNNNNNNNNNNNNNNNNNNNNNNNNNNNNNNNNNNNNNNNNNNNNNNNNNNNNNNNNNNNNNNNNNNNNNNNNNNNNNNNNNNNNNNNNNNNNNNNNNNNNNNNNNNNNNNNNNNNNNNNNNNNNNNNNNNNNNNNNNNNNNNNNNNNNNNNNNNNNNNNNNNNNNNNNNNNNNNNNNNNNNNNNNNNNNNNNNNNNNNNNNNNNNNNNNNNNNNNNNNNNNNNNNNNNNNNNNNNNNNNNNNNNNNNNNNNNNNNNNNNNNNNNNNNNNNNNNNNNNNNNNNNNNNNNNNNNNNNNNNNNNNNNNNNNNNNNNNNNNNNNNNNNNNNNNNNNNNNNNNNNNNNNNNNNNNNNNNNNNNNNNNNNNNNNNNNNNNNNNNNNNNNNNNNNNNNNNNNNNNNNNNNNNNNNNNNNNNNNNNNNNNNNNNNNNNNNNNNNNNNNNNNNNNNNNNNNNNNNNNNNNNNNNNNNNNNNNNNNNNNNNNNNNNNNNNNNNNNNNNNNNNNNNNNNNNNNNNNNNNNNNNNNNNNNNNNNNNNNNNNNNNNNNNNNNNNNNNNNNNNNNNNNNNNNNNNNNNNNNNNNNNNNNNNNNNNNNNNNNNNNNNNNNNNNNNNNNNNNNNNNNNNNNNNNNNNNNNNNNNNNNNNNNNNNNNNNNNNNNNNNNNNNNNNNNNNNNNNNNNNNNNNNNNNNNNNNNNNNNNNNNNNNNNNNNNNNNNNNNNNNNNNNNNNNNNNNNNNNNNNNNNNNNNNNNNNNNNNNNNNNNNNNNNNNNNNNNNNNNNNNNNNNNNNNNNNNNNNNNNNNNNNNNNNNNNNNNNNNNNNNNNNNNNNNNNNNNNNNNNNNNNNNNNNNNNNNNNNNNNNNNNNNNNNNNNNNNNNNNNNNNNNNNNNNNNNNNNNNNNNNNNNNNNNNNNNNNNNNNNNNNNNNNNNNNNNNNNNNNNNNNNNNNNNNNNNNNNNNNNNNNNNNNNNNNNNNNNNNNNNNNNNNNNNNNNNNNNNNNNNNNNNNNNNNNNNNNNNNNNNNNNNNNNNNNNNNNNNNNNNNNNNNNNNNNNNNNNNNNNNNNNNNNNNNNNNNNNNNNNNNNNNNNNNNNNNNNNNNNNNNNNNNNNNNNNNNNNNNNNNNNNNNNNNNNNNNNNNNNNNNNNNNNNNNNNNNNNNNNNNNNNNNNNNNNNNNNNNNNNNNNNNNNNNNNNNNNNNNNNNNNNNNNNNNNNNNNNNNNNNNNNNNNNNNNNNNNNNNNNNNNNNNNNNNNNNNNNNNNNNNNNNNNNNNNNNNNNNNNNNNNNNNNNNNNNNNNNNNNNNNNNNNNNNNNNNNNNNNNNNNNNNNNNNNNNNNNNNNNNNNNNNNNNNNNNNNNNNNNNNNNNNNNNNNNNNNNNNNNNNNNNNNNNNNNNNNNNNNNNNNNNNNNNNNNNNNNNNNNNNNNNNNNNNNNNNNNNNNNNNNNNNNNNNNNNNNNNNNNNNNNNNNNNNNNNNNNNNNNNNNNNNNNNNNNNNNNNNNNNNNNNNNNNNNNNNNNNNNNNNNNNNNNNNNNNNNNNNNNNNNNNNNNNNNNNNNNNNNNNNNNNNNNNNNNNNNNNNNNNNNNNNNNNNNNNNNNNNNNNNNNNNNNNNNNNNNNNNNNNNNNNNNNNNNNNNNNNNNNNNNNNNNNNNNNNNNNNNNNNNNNNNNNNNNNNNNNNNNNNNNNNNNNNNNNNNNNNNNNNNNNNNNNNNNNNNNNNNNNNNNNNNNNNNNNNNNNNNNNNNNNNNNNNNNNNNNNNNNNNNNNNNNNNNNNNNNNNNNNNNNNNNNNNNNNNNNNNNNNNNNNNNNNNNNNNNNNNNNNNNNNNNNNNNNNNNNNNNNNNNNNNNNNNNNNNNNNNNNNNNNNNNNNNNNNNNNNNNNNNNNNNNNNNNNNNNNNNNNNNNNNNNNNNNNNNNNNNNNNNNNNNNNNNNNNNNNNNNNNNNNNNNNNNNNNNNNNNNNNNNNNNNNNNNNNNNNNNNNNNNNNNNNNNNNNNNNNNNNNNNNNNNNNNNNNNNNNNNNNNNNNNNNNNNNNNNNNNNNNNNNNNNNNNNNNNNNNNNNNNNNNNNNNNNNNNNNNNNNNNNNNNNNNNNNNNNNNNNNNNNNNNNNNNNNNNNNNNNNNNNNNNNNNNNNNNNNNNNNNNNNNNNNNNNNNNNNNNNNNNNNNNNNNNNNNNNNNNNNNNNNNNNNNNNNNNNNNNNNNNNNNNNNNNNNNNNNNNNNNNNNNNNNNNNNNNNNNNNNNNNNNNNNNNNNNNNNNNNNNNNNNNNNNNNNNNNNNNNNNNNNNNNNNNNNNNNNNNNNNNNNNNNNNNNNNNNNNNNNNNNNNNNNNNNNNNNNNNNNNNNNNNNNNNNNNNNNNNNNNNNNNNNNNNNNNNNNNNNNNNNNNNNNNNNNNNNNNNNNNNNNNNNNNNNNNNNNNNCTTCACTTTATATTCAGACAAACTAATGTGGCAGCTACAATTGTTAGATTTCATCTATGAAACCAACATTTATCTTCCAAAAGGATTCATATCAGCCAGCGGTAAATCTCCAAAGAGCAGCAGGTCAGTTCATCGGATTGCTTTCTCCCCGGGATGACGACGGAGGTTGACCGGCGATCGTCTCGGTATTCCGGCTGCGAGCTGCTTGCTGCTCCCGGCCAGCTGCTCCCATAGCGGCTCTTCTCATCCCCGAAGACGTCGGAGCAAATTTTCAAAAAGGCGTTATTTGGATAAACTGACCACATGTTGGAGATCTAAACGGTTACTTTTACgcctgaaaaaatattaaaacttcATAAAGTGACATATTAACAGCTACAGTGGAAAGCTTTTAGCCTGTTTTGAACTCTCCGCTTTTGCTGTCGGCTGGTGCgaaatgcattctgggatactTGGTTGTATACTGTATACTGCATACTGCGAACGGTCTGCTGGAATGGCATACTGCATACACATTTTGTATGCAGTATGCAGTCGGATACAGCTAGGCCCATTCCCAAACCACTCCCTACCCACTACCACTTCACTACCGAGTGCCACTCCAAATGGAGTTCCACTCGCAGCCGTGGAGGGCACTCCTGATTAAGGGGGAGGGTATAAAAGAGAAGCCAAACAAGTGGAACGCCCTCGCCACCTTACTGGAAACAGGAAGGAACCGTTACCATGGAGATGGACAAACACATTGCCTGTGCTGCAGCTGtcatgctgtttgacaggctaAGAGGAGCAAGAATGGCGTCTCGCAAAAGACAAAGGCGTCTACAACGTGTCGCTGCATTGTTGTATGAGCAAGAGGTAATTCATCAAGCCTCTTAGATAAGGTTACATGACTCCTACCATTCCATAAATATTTACCCATGTCTGTCGCTACTGCAACAGATCTGAATTTCCACAGCTCAGGTATCACTGACGTATTTTGTTATGAGGCTACATGAAGTGATAATAGACCAATAAAACACAGGTGCCTCTAAAAAAATAGAATATCATGGCAAAGTTAATTATAATAActtaattcaattcaaaaagtgaaacttaaattCTACATTAATTGCACTAAAATGACAATGATGAAGTCCAGGGTAGCCTATATACAATTTTCTTTCCTGGAATAACTGATTATTATTAAACTCTTACACCATTTTCTAATTTCTTGACATGCACCTGTATAAATATAACCTGGCCATTGTTGACAGTGCTATTAACACTGTACATCTTTGATGTAGGCTTCATTATCAATACAGCAAGCAATATGTGCTTAAATAattcaaatattaaatataggaagcaattatttatttattttgcaagtGATGTATTAATTCAAACTGCCGCTCTGGTGCATGTTATCTGTTTTGATTTGGGACTTGATGAGATCAAGTTATGAAAATATATGTCCTGTATTTTCCTAGGGACGTGGAATGCTGTACATGCAGCTGAACCCCAATAGTCCAATTCTGCGGGTGTACAATGATCCGGAGACCTGCCTCAAAAGAGATCTCCGGCTCACCCGGCAGTCTGTCAACCTTTTATTGAGGATTATCCACAGTCCGAGGGACCATGGCTGGGGCCAGGAGTTGGAGGTCCTCATGTTTTTTATACAGCCTGGCACACGGCCTTTCCCTGTCAGTGGTGTGCCGTGCCTTTGGGGTCCCCAGGTCCACTGTGCACCGGGTAATTCATAGGATAGCTGCAGAGATCAAAGCCAAACTGGGAGCACTCATCTCACTGCCATCTCAGGACATGCTGCTAGACATCGGTATGGGTTTCTGCCAGCTTGCCCAAAGTCCAGTTTTCACTCGTGCTGCTGGTGCAATTGATGGCTGTCATATCAGAATCAAACCACCAGGTAACCAACATCGTGCCGATTACATAAACTACAAGTTATTTCCATCAATACAACTACAAGCCATCTGTGACGCAACTGGCAGATTTCTGGACATTTTTGTGGGGTACCCGGGGTCTGTGCATGATGCCAGGGTCCTGAGAAATAGCCCCATCTTCAGCCAGGCACTCTACCCACCAGTGGGCTTTTTTCTCCTGGCAGATGGTGGCTATCCATGTCTGGAAAAACCAATCTCACTCATCACACCATACAAACTGCCTCTACAGGGTCGAGTACAGGAGCGTTACAACACCCATCATTCAAGGGCATGTTCAGTGGTTGAACGTGCCTTTGGAATGATGAAAGCGCGATGGAGGGCAACGCTTTTCAAGGCACTGGAGGTCAGTCCAGCCTTTGCTCCCGATATTGTTGCCTGTTGTGCCTTCTTGCACAATCTGTGCCTTAAGACAGATGACATCGAACCCGAAGACCACCCAGTTCCCCCCCCAAAAAGTGTTTACTGTATCTAAGACAAAATAAATTCCTGCATATTtcattgataaaaataaaaaacaaattacattttatcCACCATTTTCTCAAATGCCGAAACTAAACGTTCAGTTTGTTTATTGAAGTCCTCCTGTCTCTGGTCCTCTTTTGCCGACTCCTTTTCCAGGAATTGTAGGACACCCTCACCTGCATGTCTCCTCCTTTTGGAGACTGGTGGCTGGGGAGAGTCAGGTGAGGGCCTAGGGTCAGGTGTATGACCTGGGCTTGAGGGGCAGATGAGGGAGGGGGAACTAGAAGGGTCAGGAGGGCTGGTGGGACATGAGGGTCCAGGACTGCTCTCTGCAGGTGAGGGAGGGAGAATGGTGGGGTCTGGCAAGCATGATGACACAAGCACTGGGGGGGATATTGAAGGCCTTGCCCCCAGTGCCTCATGCATTTCAAGATAATAAGGCCAGGTGCTTGGAGTGTCCTCTCCCCGGTCAGTTCCTGACCCTGCTGGGGGCTTTCTCAGTTCCTGTGGGTaataatgtacagtatgttagcTCTCAGCAGCAATAACACTAACGATTAACCAGAGATAACATGATTCACcttatatttctttttaagaTTTTCCCACTTTTTGGAGGCCTGCTTGTGGGATATGGTGTCCTGCAGCCCCATCTCCTTAATCACAAAGCTATTGtacaacacaacataaaaaggagaggaagatgCTTGTCTTTGGTGTAAGAACCTAGCCCATTTAAGCAAGGTAAAGCTGGGCTGCTTTAATTGTACAGCACACTTTAAACTCAAgacaattcaaagtgctttacataaataaagaacagacaTGAGGACAGAACATAGAAGCAAAACAGTGCAATATGAaggacaaaacatttaaataggATTTGAAATGGGTTAAATCAAGACTAAAATATGACATAAAATTGAACATAGGAGTTACAATGTTATATAATCAAAAGAATAACCTTGTTCATGTGTTCTACAANNNNNNNNNNNNNNNNNNNNNNNNNNNNNNNNNNNNNNNNNNNNNNNNNNNNNNNNNNNNNNNNNNNNNNNNNNNNNNNNNNNNNNNNNNNNNNNNNNNNNNNNNNNNNNNNNNNNNNNNNNNNNNNNNNNNNNNNNNNNNNNNNNNNNNNNNNNNNNNNNNNNNNNNNNNNNNNNNNNNNNNNNNNNNNNNNNNNNNNNNNNNNNNNNNNNNNNNNNNNNNNNNNNNNNNNNNNNNNNNNNNNNNNNNNNNNNNNNNNNNNNNNNNNNNNNNNNNNNNNNNNNNNNNNNNNNNNNNNNNNNNNNNNNNNNNNNNNNNNNNNNNNNNNNNNNNNNNNNNNNNNNNNNNNNNNNNNNNNNNNNNNNNNNNNNNNNNNNNNNNNNNNNNNNNNNNNNNNNNNNNNNNNNNNNNNNNNNNNNNNNNNNNNNNNNNNNNNNNNNNNNNNNNNNNNNNNNNNNNNNNNNNNNNNNNNNNNNNNNNNNNNNNNNNNNNNNNNNNNNCGGCTAATTAGCGGCCAGCGAGCCGGCTCAGCACACCCCATCCCCACCCCCCGGCGCAATGTCGAAGCTTCAATTTAAAATCGTTTTGGGCTCAAAAACTTCGATTTTCCAAAATGAAGTCGAAGGTCAGCACTAACGTGAACACATGACTCCTACATTGTTGAAGTGGCCACATTCACCAGGAAATAAGAAAAGGCAAACGTGAGTTAGCAGGCTagctaggtaacgttagctgttgcTCCACGTGTGTGCATTAACCAACAAGTAGATTTACCTTTCACGTCGGGCCCGTTAGAAGTTTATTTGGTCATTACTCTTCATTCCCAGTTAGCAACAAGTTTGTAAATGAAGCTACGGTTGCCCGTGGTTCATGTGTGTGCCGAAAACTGTTTACCAACTGCCTATCATTTAGCTTTGAAGGTAAAGCGCGAACAAACAAGCACACATAACTTATAACTTTTCCTGATCTTTTGGAGCGAACAACATTACATAGAATGATTTAAGCCTTCAGTGGGATAACCTGTGTTTCAAATAAGACTAACAAATGATAAAGTTTCATGAAATCATTTATCACACGTTTTTCTACCTTGCAGAATCCTCTCCAGCGGCAGCTCGGTGAATCCGTGGATTTTCGAGTGTCCAGGTAGATCCCTCCACTGAAAATTAAGACTCGTCATATCCATCCGCCACAGGGTTAGAGAAAGTCGGTTTAATTCCAAGTATTTGATCAATAAAGAGCTTTGCATCcgcaaattaaaacaaaaaaaggttgtCGGAAGCAATTTTACTCCCAAAAGTAGAACTGTTTTTCACAGCGGAGGGATCAGAAAGTAagccctcctcccctcccaaAAAGGTGTTTCGACTCAAGTTACAGCACCTTATGTTATGCAGTGCTCACAcctaattagaaaaaaa
This region includes:
- the LOC126401639 gene encoding zinc finger BED domain-containing protein 4-like, whose translation is MAVAKYIAKENAGFNTVDSKAFREMAPQCLNEGMRAWGIKEKKIACITTDNGANIVAAVRELQWPWLSCFGHNLNVADNNSLSKEKRRTDRAFGVCRSINAAFSHSWQRRKAQEELGLPDHRLITDGAMRWGSKFAMTERILEQLSAIKTVYADDRSHSNLPQGRF